From the genome of Candidatus Acidiferrales bacterium, one region includes:
- a CDS encoding IS630 family transposase: MWCIAELDDEYIERMEDVLEVYEKPLSAEEPVVCADEKPVTLHHDVRDPLPMKPGSVAKRDNEYERRGTANVFCAIEPQAGVHFTKVTPTRSSPEFADFIQSIAHRYPEAQTIHLVMDNLSSHTRKALVERFGAEAGGSLWDQFTVHYTPVHGSWLNQAELEIGLFSRQCLGKRRIGDIRFLRAETRAWNRRVNRKRITINWKFDRKKARKKFKYKYKTKRSKT; this comes from the coding sequence ATGTGGTGCATCGCCGAACTCGACGACGAATACATCGAAAGGATGGAAGACGTTCTGGAGGTCTATGAAAAGCCGCTATCTGCCGAAGAGCCGGTCGTCTGCGCGGATGAGAAGCCGGTGACTCTGCACCACGATGTCCGGGATCCCCTCCCGATGAAACCCGGCAGCGTGGCCAAGCGCGACAATGAATACGAACGTCGTGGAACGGCCAATGTGTTTTGCGCCATCGAACCGCAAGCGGGAGTCCACTTTACGAAGGTAACCCCGACCCGCTCGTCGCCCGAATTTGCAGACTTCATCCAGTCGATCGCTCATCGCTATCCCGAGGCGCAGACCATCCATCTGGTGATGGACAACCTGAGTTCACACACCCGAAAGGCGCTGGTGGAGCGGTTTGGCGCCGAAGCGGGTGGATCCCTGTGGGATCAGTTCACCGTTCACTACACACCGGTGCATGGAAGTTGGCTGAACCAGGCGGAGTTGGAGATCGGCCTGTTTTCCAGGCAATGCCTGGGGAAGCGCCGGATCGGAGATATTCGGTTTCTGCGAGCAGAAACTCGCGCCTGGAACCGGCGAGTGAATCGGAAACGCATCACGATCAACTGGAAGTTTGATCGTAAGAAGGCGAGGAAGAAGTTCAAGTACAAGTACAAAACCAAGCGGTCGAAGACCTAG
- a CDS encoding helix-turn-helix domain-containing protein, whose translation MLRGGLQPVRVVLRSLALLQLSEGQTPPQVARHLRLTAKGVRDIGWRYNNEGLKGALYDKERPGAAPVFGDSQRQRIIAMVCSDPPAGCARWTVRLIAEEAVKRKLVSGIGRETIRILLQDHELQPWREKNVVHRRTRRRIHRKDGRRSGGL comes from the coding sequence GTGTTGCGAGGCGGCCTGCAGCCGGTTCGTGTCGTTTTGCGTTCTCTCGCCCTCCTGCAGTTGTCCGAGGGGCAAACACCACCGCAGGTGGCGCGCCACCTGCGCCTCACCGCCAAGGGCGTGCGTGACATTGGCTGGCGTTACAACAACGAAGGTTTGAAAGGAGCGCTGTACGACAAAGAACGGCCCGGCGCCGCGCCGGTCTTCGGCGACAGCCAGCGTCAGCGCATCATTGCCATGGTGTGCAGCGATCCTCCGGCGGGGTGTGCCCGCTGGACGGTGCGCCTCATCGCCGAGGAGGCCGTGAAACGAAAGCTGGTTTCCGGGATAGGGCGGGAGACCATCCGGATCTTGTTACAAGACCACGAGTTGCAGCCGTGGCGGGAAAAAAATGTGGTGCATCGCCGAACTCGACGACGAATACATCGAAAGGATGGAAGACGTTCTGGAGGTCTATGA